TAGAGCAGGTAGCATATACCATCTTACCTCCTTTTTTTAGGATTTTAGAATAATCTTGGAGGATTTGCTGTTGCTCTTTCTTTATTCTTTCTATAAAATCGGTATCTATTTTCCATTTAGAATCGGGGTTTCTTTTTAGAACGCCCAATCCAGAACAAGGTACATCTAGTAGAAGGCGGTCGGCTTTATCGTGTAGCCTTTTAATGACTTTGTTGTCCTCTATAAATCTAGTTTCTATGTTGTGAGCTCCCGCTCTTTTAGCTCGGCGTTTTAGTTCGGCGAGTTTCCACTCAAAAATATCTAAAGCGATAATTTGCCCTTTGTTTTTCATCAAAGCAGCAATGTGAAGTGTCTTGCCACCAGCACCAGCACAAGCATCTACCACTCTCATACCTTCTTTAACCTCTAAGAAATGAGCAATTTTCTGAGACCCTGCATCTTGTACTTCAAACAATCCATCTTTGAAAGCAGAGGTTAAAAATACATTTTTCTTTTCCTTTAGCTCTATGGCTTCTGGGTAGTTTTTGAGGCTGTGGCATTCTACGCCCTCGTCGTTTAAGTCTGATACTAACTCCTTTTGTGTTGTCTTGAGTGTGTTGGCTCTTAGTACAGTAGCTGTTTGTTGGTTAAGGGCTATCATTTCTTTTTCCCATGCTTCGCCGAGTTCTTTTTCTAGTGTTTCCGCGAGCCATTCAGGAATAGAATGTTCTATGGCTTTGGTAGGGATGGTGTTTTTTTTCAGTTTGGTGATGATGTCGGCTATTTTAATTCCGTCAAATTCTTCAAACTTTTTATAATGCGTTTCGCTCCAAAGCAGATAAGCAAGGATAAGCCTATAGATATTGTTGGGCTTTACGCCTTCGCCCATATAGTATTCTAGGCGTTTTTTCCAACGGATAATATTATAAAATATCTCTGAAACTACCGCTCTATCTTGGCTTCCCCATTTTTTGTTGGCTTTTAGCAGTCGTTCTATGACTTTGTCTGCGTATTTGTTTTTCTCAAAAAAGGTTTCTCTAAGTGCGTCGTGTATGCCAATAAGTAGGTTGCGGTGTATGAGTTGCATAAGTGTTTTTATTGTTTTTAATTCTAAAATGAATGGAAGTAAGTCAATACTCATATAAATATTGACTTATCCTCTGCAAAAGTACTAAAATGAAACCATAACTCCATACAGAAACGGATATTAAAGCGTAAAGGATAGAGGCGGTATCCTTTTTTGAGGAGGAACGACGAGAAAAAGATAAAGCCAAAAGCCTGACCCGAGCGGTAGGGAATGCTTCGGAGAGGGGGACGCCCTAATTATTGGGAGCAAAAGGGTGAGGGTTTGTTTTCTCTTTTTTATCTTTGCAGGATTAAATAGCTAGTTGGTTCTTAGAATTCATGGAAAAATATATCAATCTTAATCAGAATAGAAATCTTAAACTGTTTAAAATTATCTCTAAAGTAGCGGAGGAAAGAGGGCAGACGGCGTACATTGTGGGAGGCTATGTGAGGGATTTGCTTATGAAACGACAAGTGCCTACGGATATAGATTTTGTAACGGAGCAAAGCGGGATAGAGTTAGCGCAAGCAGTGGCGAAGGAGCTGGATTCTAATCTAAAAGTATCGGTATTTAAGACCTATGGGACTGCTATGATAAAGTGGAAAGGACTAGAATTGGAGTTTGTAGGTGCAAGAAAGGAAAGCTATTCGGAAGATAGCCGAAAGCCTGCTGTAGAGAAAGGTAGCCTAGAAGATGACCAAAAACGCCGTGATTTTACCATCAATGCGATGGCAATCTCTCTAGGAAAAGAAGACTTTGGGCGTTTGATGGACCCTTTTAGTGGAGTACAGGATTTGGAGTCAAAAATTCTGAAAACTCCGCTAGAGCCTTTGCAAACTTATTCTGATGACCCTCTTAGAATGATGAGAGCGATTAGATTTGCTTCTACGCTTAATTTTAAGGTGGAACAGAATTCTCTAGATGCGATAAAACAGGAAGCGGACAGGATAAAAATCGTCTCAATGGAGCGTATTATGGTAGAGTTTAACAAAATAATGCTTTCCGAAAAACCATCTATAGGCTTGAAACTCTTGGACGATACGGGACTTTTGGAGAAGATTATCCCTGAACTTACCGCCCTTAAAGGTATAGAAGAAATAGAAGGACAAACGCATAAAGATAATTTTTACCATACACTAGAAGTAGTAGATAATATTTCTAAACATACGGATAAACTTTGGTTGCGATGGTCGGCACTGTTGCATGATATAGGGAAAGCACCTACCAAGAAATTTGTAGATGGCACTGGGTGGACTTTCCACGGACACGAGTTTTTAGGTTCTAAGATGGCTAAACCTCTTTTTCAGCGATTGAAGTTGCCTCTAGGGGCAGACCTAAAGTATGTGCAGAAAATGGTAAAGCTTTCATCTAGACCTATTGCTTTGGTAACAGATGATACTTCTGATGCTGCTCTTAGACGCTTATTGTTTGATGCAGGGGAAGATTTGGAAGACTTGTTCACGCTATGTAAGGCTGATATTACTACTAAAAATGCCAAAAAACAAGAACGCTTTAGAAAGAACTTTGAGTATGTAGCTCAAAAAATAAAAGAGGTGGAGGAGAAAGACCAAATAAGAAATTTCCAGCCGCCTATTTCTGGGGAAGAAATT
This Riemerella anatipestifer DNA region includes the following protein-coding sequences:
- a CDS encoding CCA tRNA nucleotidyltransferase, coding for MEKYINLNQNRNLKLFKIISKVAEERGQTAYIVGGYVRDLLMKRQVPTDIDFVTEQSGIELAQAVAKELDSNLKVSVFKTYGTAMIKWKGLELEFVGARKESYSEDSRKPAVEKGSLEDDQKRRDFTINAMAISLGKEDFGRLMDPFSGVQDLESKILKTPLEPLQTYSDDPLRMMRAIRFASTLNFKVEQNSLDAIKQEADRIKIVSMERIMVEFNKIMLSEKPSIGLKLLDDTGLLEKIIPELTALKGIEEIEGQTHKDNFYHTLEVVDNISKHTDKLWLRWSALLHDIGKAPTKKFVDGTGWTFHGHEFLGSKMAKPLFQRLKLPLGADLKYVQKMVKLSSRPIALVTDDTSDAALRRLLFDAGEDLEDLFTLCKADITTKNAKKQERFRKNFEYVAQKIKEVEEKDQIRNFQPPISGEEIMALFQLKPGREIGILKEKVKEAILEGEISNTPEEAKDFVIKEAEKIGLKLSV
- a CDS encoding RsmB/NOP family class I SAM-dependent RNA methyltransferase translates to MQLIHRNLLIGIHDALRETFFEKNKYADKVIERLLKANKKWGSQDRAVVSEIFYNIIRWKKRLEYYMGEGVKPNNIYRLILAYLLWSETHYKKFEEFDGIKIADIITKLKKNTIPTKAIEHSIPEWLAETLEKELGEAWEKEMIALNQQTATVLRANTLKTTQKELVSDLNDEGVECHSLKNYPEAIELKEKKNVFLTSAFKDGLFEVQDAGSQKIAHFLEVKEGMRVVDACAGAGGKTLHIAALMKNKGQIIALDIFEWKLAELKRRAKRAGAHNIETRFIEDNKVIKRLHDKADRLLLDVPCSGLGVLKRNPDSKWKIDTDFIERIKKEQQQILQDYSKILKKGGKMVYATCSILPSENQNQVNTFLATNPNFRLIKDQSLLPSEGYDGFYMALIERLKD